In Gossypium arboreum isolate Shixiya-1 chromosome 6, ASM2569848v2, whole genome shotgun sequence, the following are encoded in one genomic region:
- the LOC108485921 gene encoding NAC transcription factor 25-like: MKNYKENVKYCKLMESTDPSSTSPHPQLPPGFRFHPTDEELVVHYLKRKVASVPLPVTIIAEVDLYKFDPWELPNKASFGEQEWYFFSPRDRKYPNGARPNRATTSGYWKATGTDKPIITSNGNQKVGVKKALVFYGGKPPKGIKTNWIMHEYRLIDSNSNSKAQIVDLPNRRASLRLDDWVLCRIYKKNNSQRLMEKDKNHSALPSFSHQNHGSLLEHEENCYKRILTGDSMQNSSISQTAVSSSSKQSLPMAFLSATTTNSIPVKQAIAGPQYWNNEPNSTGSQSGKPRFHGDLNSISIASPDIDDTNSSFVSLLSHQLPQNAPFNTSTIVGSLVNGVSRQQFILHGMNWSS, from the exons atgaaaaattacaaagaaaatgTTAAATACTGCAAACTAATGGAGAGTACAGATCCATCATCCACCTCGCCGCACCCGCAGCTCCCACCAGGGTTTCGGTTCCATCCGACCGACGAAGAGCTAGTGGTTCACTACCTCAAACGGAAAGTGGCTTCGGTTCCTCTACCGGTTACAATCATAGCAGAAGTTGATCTTTACAAGTTCGATCCATGGGAGCTTCCAA ATAAAGCAAGCTTTGGAGAGCAAGAGTGGTATTTCTTTAGTCCAAGAGATAGGAAATATCCCAATGGAGCAAGGCCTAATAGAGCAACAACTTCGGGTTATTGGAAGGCCACGGGGACAGATAAGCCCATCATAACTTCGAATGGAAATCAAAAGGTTGGTGTCAAGAAGGCTCTGGTTTTCTATGGAGGTAAGCCTCCGAAGGGGATCAAAACGAATTGGATTATGCATGAATATAGACTCATCGACAGTAATTCTAATTCAAAGGCTCAAATTGTTGACTTACCCAACAGGAGAGCTTCTTTACGG CTTGATGATTGGGTTCTATGCCGGATTTATAAGAAGAACAATAGCCAAAGATTGATGGAAAAGGATAAAAACCATTCAGCCTTGCCAAGTTTTAGCCATCAAAATCATGGTTCATTGCTAGAACATGAAGAAAATTGCTATAAAAGGATATTAACAGGAGACAGCATGCAAAACAGCTCCATTTCACAAACCGCAGTCTCTTCAAGCTCAAAGCAAAGTCTTCCCATGGCGTTTTTATCAGCAACTACGACAAATTCAATCCCAGTTAAACAAGCAATAGCAGGTCCACAGTACTGGAATAATGAACCAAATTCAACAGGTTCACAATCAGGGAAACCCAGATTCCATGGTGATTTAAATAGTATTTCCATTGCTAGCCCTGACATTGATGATACCAACTCATCGTTCGTTTCTTTGCTGAGTCATCAGTTGCCTCAGAACGCTCCATTCAACACTAGCACGATCGTTGGATCTCTTGTCAATGGGGTTTCTCGGCAACAATTTATACTTCATGGCATGAATTGGAGCTCTtag